In Candidatus Eremiobacteraceae bacterium, a genomic segment contains:
- a CDS encoding class I SAM-dependent methyltransferase: protein MKKRVGFDFYVESRQYTEYLKTSGRGDYDKYVATIEALNPKQALDVGCGIGAAVAALRALGRDAFGCDVSGPSLDSARAECGQYFEAMVSQSSLPYSDASFDVVGCMNVLEHVADPSALLTEMCRVLSPAGSLVIFSPNMLSLTWPRARCGLRNPWLIRLQNAAYLAGRALPIGWRADREFMLIENAVDENALEPDEDAICLINVFDLRRALRRRGMRIVDYSATQRFQSRRWLDALYRTPLGYILGSVCVIATPRP, encoded by the coding sequence ATGAAAAAACGTGTCGGGTTCGATTTCTACGTCGAAAGCCGCCAGTACACCGAGTATCTCAAGACCAGCGGCCGCGGTGACTACGACAAGTACGTCGCCACGATCGAGGCGCTGAATCCCAAGCAAGCGCTCGACGTGGGTTGTGGGATCGGAGCCGCCGTCGCCGCGTTGCGCGCGCTAGGACGCGATGCCTTCGGTTGCGACGTGTCCGGCCCGTCCCTCGATTCGGCGCGCGCGGAGTGCGGACAATATTTCGAGGCCATGGTATCTCAATCGAGCCTGCCCTATTCCGATGCATCGTTCGATGTGGTCGGCTGCATGAACGTGCTCGAGCACGTCGCGGACCCATCGGCGCTGCTGACCGAGATGTGCCGCGTGCTCTCGCCGGCGGGCAGTCTGGTGATATTCTCGCCCAACATGCTGTCGCTGACGTGGCCGCGGGCGCGCTGCGGATTGCGCAATCCGTGGCTGATCAGGCTGCAGAATGCGGCGTACCTCGCCGGTCGCGCTCTGCCGATCGGCTGGCGGGCGGATCGCGAGTTCATGCTGATCGAGAATGCGGTCGACGAAAACGCGCTGGAGCCTGACGAAGATGCGATCTGCCTCATCAACGTCTTCGATCTACGGCGTGCGTTGCGCCGTCGCGGCATGCGCATCGTCGACTATTCGGCGACACAGCGCTTTCAGTCGCGACGTTGGCTCGACGCGCTGTATCGAACCCCGCTCGGTTACATCTTGGGCTCAGTCTGCGTCATCGCAACGCCC